From one Phytohabitans houttuyneae genomic stretch:
- a CDS encoding formylglycine-generating enzyme family protein translates to MPDSTAETVHWVLVPGGICRYGDAAKPRVVADLLVARTPLTARQTSHDDRAALPVTGVDHAEAVRLAAEVGGRLPTSVEWEWIAAGSERRPYPWGEAPWTPERAVLTAEGSTLYGPQPVGQHPAGATPDGVLDLAGNVWEWTASQVMGGGYIIRGGSYASKPLYARTTFLNAAPAQRRSPGISVRPVRTA, encoded by the coding sequence ATGCCCGACTCCACGGCCGAGACGGTCCACTGGGTGTTGGTTCCCGGCGGCATCTGCCGCTACGGCGACGCCGCCAAGCCCCGCGTCGTGGCTGACCTGCTCGTCGCACGGACTCCGCTGACGGCGCGTCAAACCAGTCACGACGATCGCGCCGCCCTCCCGGTCACCGGCGTCGACCATGCCGAGGCCGTCCGTCTGGCGGCCGAGGTCGGCGGCCGGCTGCCCACGTCGGTGGAGTGGGAATGGATCGCCGCCGGGTCAGAACGCCGCCCGTACCCGTGGGGCGAGGCGCCTTGGACACCCGAGCGGGCCGTACTGACCGCTGAGGGCAGCACGCTGTACGGACCGCAACCGGTCGGCCAGCATCCCGCCGGAGCCACCCCGGACGGGGTGCTCGACCTCGCCGGCAACGTCTGGGAATGGACTGCCAGCCAGGTCATGGGAGGCGGATACATCATCCGCGGCGGCTCCTACGCCTCCAAGCCGCTGTACGCCCGGACCACGTTCCTCAACGCCGCACCCGCGCAGCGGCGCAGCCCCGGCATCTCCGTACGACCGGTGAGAACAGCATGA
- a CDS encoding 7-carboxy-7-deazaguanine synthase QueE encodes MLVAEVFGPTLQGEGPSCGQQALFVRLSRCNLSCPSCDTPYTWDRSRFDLRQHTERRTAASLISWALAYPTPLVVISGGEPLLQQDRILPIVAAWTAAGRRVEIETNGTVSPSPELVDQVAAFNVSPKLAAFAADRDVDRRINPAALAALAASGKSVFKFVAGSIGDLDEIGDLVTRFGLAPVWVMPEGITSEVIVARMRDLADAVVARGWNLTTRLHVLLWEDTRGR; translated from the coding sequence TTGCTGGTCGCGGAGGTGTTTGGCCCAACGTTGCAGGGCGAGGGGCCGAGCTGCGGCCAGCAGGCGTTGTTTGTGCGGTTGTCGCGCTGCAACCTGTCCTGCCCCAGCTGCGACACCCCCTACACCTGGGATCGGTCGCGGTTCGACCTTCGCCAGCACACCGAGCGGCGTACGGCGGCATCGCTGATCTCCTGGGCGCTGGCCTACCCGACCCCGCTGGTGGTGATCAGCGGCGGCGAGCCCCTACTCCAGCAGGACCGCATCCTGCCAATCGTGGCCGCGTGGACGGCGGCGGGACGACGCGTCGAGATCGAAACGAACGGCACCGTCAGCCCATCGCCGGAGCTTGTGGACCAGGTCGCGGCGTTCAACGTCTCCCCGAAACTGGCGGCCTTCGCCGCCGACCGTGACGTCGACCGTCGGATCAACCCGGCCGCCCTGGCGGCGCTGGCCGCGTCCGGGAAATCGGTGTTCAAGTTCGTGGCCGGCAGCATCGGCGATCTCGACGAGATCGGCGACCTCGTCACGCGGTTCGGGCTGGCCCCGGTGTGGGTGATGCCCGAAGGCATCACCAGCGAGGTCATCGTGGCCCGGATGCGGGACCTGGCCGATGCGGTGGTGGCCCGGGGCTGGAACCTGACCACGCGCCTGCATGTGCTGCTGTGGGAGGACACCCGTGGCCGCTGA
- a CDS encoding UDP-N-acetylmuramate--L-alanine ligase, with protein sequence MTSTVHHDPLHNRGPINLHRPHFVGIGEPAMAALAHICAQRGSLVTGSHHTDNPALAALRAAHCRIELVPDAIHVHTATCVVYSTAAADSLPVHSARAAGIPVVHHAQVLAALVDGRHLLAVAGTHGKSVTTGILAQALTKLGADPTYAIAADLDAPGSGGHHGTGRLMVAETDESDRSFQHLHPDLAVITGIHHDHPDTYTDLADHIDAHTAFAANIRPGGILIVNADNPATLEVAGRLREQNQPVTIASYGKADHATVRILGMRRTDRTMRVDVRRGDQEVEFALATPSIVHAHDAVAALAALAELDYPLDEAFVAVSAFTGVDRRFTELGEGGGRLVIDSYAAHPDQISADLDTADALAGNHNVLVVFQPSGERVAAFADQIAGAVTAGADKIVLLDIHGHPAPGSGVTRQTVADAISAAGGTSYHAAPGGLIDLVTTLTEPGDIVVTMGTGDVTHHAHAILNHLRQRTTLGRVGAPI encoded by the coding sequence ATGACCAGCACCGTCCACCACGACCCGCTACACAACCGTGGCCCGATCAACCTGCACCGGCCGCACTTCGTCGGCATCGGCGAGCCCGCCATGGCGGCACTGGCCCACATCTGCGCACAGCGCGGCTCCCTGGTCACCGGCTCACACCACACCGACAACCCCGCCCTGGCCGCGCTGCGGGCCGCGCACTGCCGCATCGAGCTCGTCCCGGACGCGATCCACGTGCACACCGCCACCTGCGTCGTCTACAGCACCGCCGCCGCCGACAGCCTCCCGGTGCACTCCGCGCGCGCCGCCGGCATCCCCGTCGTCCACCACGCTCAGGTCCTGGCCGCCCTCGTCGACGGCCGTCACCTCCTGGCCGTCGCCGGCACCCACGGCAAGAGCGTTACCACCGGCATCCTCGCCCAGGCGCTGACCAAACTGGGCGCCGACCCCACCTACGCCATCGCCGCCGACCTGGACGCCCCCGGCTCCGGCGGCCACCACGGCACCGGCCGCCTCATGGTGGCCGAGACCGACGAATCCGACCGCTCCTTCCAACACTTACACCCCGACCTGGCCGTCATCACCGGCATCCACCACGACCACCCCGACACCTACACAGACCTGGCCGACCACATCGACGCGCACACCGCCTTCGCCGCCAACATCCGCCCCGGCGGCATCCTGATCGTCAACGCCGACAACCCCGCCACCCTGGAAGTCGCCGGCCGCCTACGCGAGCAGAACCAACCCGTCACCATCGCCTCCTACGGCAAAGCCGACCACGCCACCGTCCGCATCCTCGGCATGCGCCGCACCGACCGGACCATGCGGGTCGACGTGCGCCGCGGCGACCAAGAGGTCGAGTTCGCCCTGGCTACACCGTCCATCGTGCACGCTCACGACGCGGTGGCCGCGCTCGCAGCCCTGGCCGAGCTGGACTATCCGCTGGACGAAGCATTCGTCGCGGTGTCCGCGTTCACCGGCGTCGACCGCCGCTTCACCGAACTCGGCGAAGGCGGCGGCCGGCTCGTCATCGACAGCTACGCCGCCCACCCCGACCAAATCAGCGCCGACCTGGACACCGCCGACGCCCTCGCCGGCAACCACAACGTCCTGGTCGTCTTCCAACCCTCCGGTGAGCGGGTCGCCGCGTTCGCCGACCAGATCGCCGGCGCCGTCACCGCCGGCGCCGACAAGATCGTCCTGCTGGACATCCACGGCCATCCGGCCCCCGGCTCCGGCGTCACCCGGCAGACCGTGGCGGACGCCATCAGCGCGGCGGGCGGCACCAGCTACCACGCCGCACCCGGCGGCCTGATCGACCTGGTCACCACACTCACCGAGCCCGGCGACATCGTCGTGACCATGGGCACCGGCGACGTCACCCACCACGCCCACGCCATCCTCAACCACCTACGCCAACGCACCACCCTCGGCCGAGTAGGCGCGCCGATCTGA
- a CDS encoding helix-turn-helix domain-containing protein, producing the protein MLTKRMPLIAAAPSHNQHVTAEDSSSLARGTAGRPAWSIEDGRRGAPAVVLHWTGRESKAMRLAMRLNQRAFGALLGVSLPTVARWELGRAAVSPYGQKALDAQLRDTADDVIERFEGLLKETDAAITAHGSGKGRRV; encoded by the coding sequence ATGCTCACCAAGCGGATGCCGCTCATCGCTGCGGCGCCGTCCCACAACCAGCACGTAACTGCCGAAGACTCCAGCAGCTTGGCCCGGGGGACGGCGGGTAGACCAGCCTGGTCCATTGAGGACGGTCGCCGTGGAGCGCCAGCGGTAGTGCTGCATTGGACTGGGCGCGAGTCGAAGGCAATGCGCCTGGCGATGCGGCTCAACCAGCGGGCGTTTGGTGCCCTGCTTGGCGTGTCACTGCCGACGGTGGCGCGGTGGGAGTTGGGCCGGGCCGCCGTGAGCCCCTACGGCCAGAAGGCCTTGGACGCGCAGCTACGTGACACAGCGGACGATGTGATCGAGCGCTTCGAGGGCCTCCTCAAGGAGACCGATGCGGCCATCACGGCGCACGGTTCCGGGAAGGGCCGCCGTGTTTGA
- a CDS encoding ABC transporter substrate-binding protein: MKPRFTRRLLALALAVVVAVSAGACGKDEPATGTVVGQLVKVTYLTSFGNLGRDSFARVAERKGFFREAGLAVTIQNGTGTDGVIKVGTGKADFAAVDFAGGTLQVAKGDLDVRAVALIHTKTLAAIMAKKSKNITTPKALEGQMIADFPASVVKLLFPAYAQLAKVEARKVRFQDTDPKTLISAINAPDIDAISQFVVGKPTVEAVAGSDVTMIPYSDYLTDLPGNALWSSGRLLRENPDRVARFRAALMKGLAYTIEHPDEAGTILHEADQTVSAKLAAGEVRLMASYVGWQQHNDPGQRETALAKLGYIDQDRIARTIAILQGAGAIDAGLVPDRLTMWGLPPSPPPQFVTPPPTTASTGPTPGTKGPTP, translated from the coding sequence GTGAAACCACGCTTCACCCGCAGGCTACTCGCCCTGGCCTTGGCGGTCGTGGTCGCCGTGAGCGCAGGCGCTTGCGGCAAGGATGAACCGGCGACCGGAACGGTCGTCGGGCAGCTGGTCAAGGTCACCTACCTGACTAGCTTCGGCAATCTGGGCCGGGACAGCTTCGCTCGGGTGGCCGAGCGCAAGGGCTTCTTCCGGGAAGCCGGCCTGGCCGTCACCATCCAGAACGGCACCGGCACGGACGGCGTGATCAAGGTCGGCACCGGTAAGGCCGACTTCGCCGCGGTGGATTTCGCCGGCGGCACGCTTCAGGTGGCCAAGGGCGACCTGGACGTGCGGGCGGTGGCGCTGATCCACACCAAGACGTTGGCCGCCATCATGGCCAAGAAGTCGAAGAACATCACCACCCCGAAGGCCCTCGAAGGTCAGATGATCGCTGATTTCCCGGCCTCGGTGGTGAAGCTGCTGTTCCCGGCCTACGCCCAGCTGGCCAAGGTCGAGGCCAGGAAGGTCCGCTTCCAGGACACCGACCCGAAGACGCTGATCTCGGCCATCAACGCGCCCGATATCGACGCCATCAGCCAGTTCGTGGTCGGCAAGCCAACCGTCGAAGCGGTAGCCGGGTCCGACGTCACGATGATCCCGTACTCGGACTATCTCACCGACCTGCCTGGCAACGCGCTTTGGTCCAGCGGTCGGCTGCTGCGCGAAAACCCCGATCGAGTGGCCCGCTTCCGGGCGGCGCTGATGAAGGGCTTGGCCTACACCATCGAGCACCCGGACGAGGCCGGGACCATCCTGCACGAGGCCGACCAGACGGTAAGCGCCAAGCTGGCCGCTGGCGAGGTGCGGCTAATGGCCTCCTACGTCGGCTGGCAACAGCACAACGACCCCGGGCAGCGTGAAACCGCGCTGGCCAAACTCGGCTACATCGACCAAGACCGGATCGCCCGCACCATCGCTATCCTGCAAGGCGCCGGTGCTATCGATGCCGGGTTGGTGCCGGACCGCCTGACGATGTGGGGCCTGCCGCCGAGCCCGCCACCGCAGTTCGTGACACCGCCGCCGACGACCGCTTCCACTGGGCCTACTCCGGGCACGAAGGGTCCAACACCGTGA
- a CDS encoding S1 family peptidase — protein sequence MTRTRSRVLAAAAVALAMLMVGTATPATAATGDPDGPVTPMIVGGQPASQVYRGVGSLQYQNKDNPTFHECEVNLWVPPEVAARAGSRPVLARHAVTNAHCVTEYPTATLEDPRSFHMRFNSNDRLAGGIETGAWKSKVYPTWSWGANPPGTVQGDIAVLWLTKPVYTIPSILPPYPLKRVPMGPARILGWGYTAYPWDQPDAPRQLSELTTSIVDSSYCAAAAIDAGEVCVADLNHPDRAACFGDSGGPVMVKVPHTRSSWYLIGTASRETAVACAGPVVYTSILYYRDWINQTINGTYKPLGVSLPTDPIKPPDYHWAGR from the coding sequence GTGACGAGAACCAGAAGCCGCGTACTCGCTGCGGCAGCCGTGGCACTGGCGATGCTGATGGTTGGCACCGCCACCCCCGCCACGGCGGCCACTGGCGACCCGGACGGCCCGGTGACGCCCATGATCGTGGGCGGGCAGCCGGCCAGCCAGGTGTACCGCGGAGTCGGCTCGCTCCAGTACCAGAACAAGGACAACCCGACCTTCCACGAGTGCGAGGTCAACCTCTGGGTACCGCCAGAGGTGGCTGCGCGTGCGGGCAGTCGGCCGGTTCTGGCGCGGCACGCGGTGACGAACGCCCACTGCGTCACCGAATACCCCACCGCGACGCTGGAAGACCCGCGCAGCTTCCACATGCGGTTCAACAGCAACGACCGGCTGGCCGGTGGCATCGAGACCGGTGCTTGGAAGAGCAAGGTGTACCCCACCTGGTCCTGGGGCGCGAATCCACCCGGAACGGTGCAGGGCGACATCGCGGTGCTGTGGCTGACCAAGCCGGTCTACACCATCCCGTCGATCCTGCCGCCGTACCCACTCAAGCGGGTACCGATGGGCCCAGCTCGCATCCTCGGCTGGGGCTACACGGCCTACCCATGGGATCAGCCGGACGCGCCCCGCCAACTGTCCGAACTGACCACGTCCATCGTGGACTCGTCGTACTGCGCGGCAGCGGCGATCGACGCTGGCGAGGTCTGTGTGGCCGACCTTAACCATCCGGACCGGGCTGCCTGCTTCGGTGACTCCGGCGGCCCGGTCATGGTGAAGGTGCCGCACACGCGCTCGTCCTGGTACCTGATCGGCACCGCCTCCCGGGAAACGGCCGTGGCCTGCGCCGGCCCGGTCGTTTACACCTCGATCCTGTACTACCGCGACTGGATCAACCAGACCATCAACGGCACCTACAAGCCCCTCGGGGTGTCATTGCCGACCGATCCGATCAAGCCGCCGGACTACCACTGGGCCGGCCGCTAA
- the folE gene encoding GTP cyclohydrolase I: MTITTGTGERTPSPASNADTDVFAAVAAAESLLSALGLNGDTEHTLRTAERMVASYRDLLTPRPFEATTFSNHELHRDLVISRSVPFTSLCAHHVLPFIGTATVGYRPGTRLLGLSKLARVVEMFACRLQVQEDMTQQIAGWLDETVPDHGGAGVVITAEHLCMTIRGAEARGASTVTTAWRGELARDAALRAEFLSLATDR, translated from the coding sequence ATGACCATCACCACCGGAACCGGCGAACGTACGCCCTCGCCGGCCTCCAATGCGGACACCGACGTCTTCGCCGCAGTGGCCGCCGCAGAGTCGCTACTGTCCGCGCTCGGCCTCAACGGCGATACCGAACACACGCTGCGGACGGCTGAACGCATGGTCGCGTCCTACCGCGACCTGTTGACCCCGAGACCGTTTGAGGCCACCACCTTCTCCAACCACGAGCTGCATCGAGACTTGGTTATCAGCCGGTCGGTGCCGTTCACATCGCTGTGCGCACACCACGTACTGCCGTTCATCGGTACCGCGACAGTCGGCTACCGGCCCGGGACGCGGCTGCTGGGCTTGTCGAAGCTGGCCCGGGTGGTGGAGATGTTCGCGTGTCGCCTGCAGGTTCAGGAGGACATGACCCAGCAGATCGCCGGCTGGCTGGACGAAACGGTGCCCGACCACGGCGGCGCCGGTGTCGTCATCACCGCCGAGCATCTCTGTATGACCATCCGGGGCGCGGAAGCTCGCGGCGCGTCAACGGTCACCACCGCCTGGCGCGGTGAACTCGCCCGCGACGCCGCGCTGCGAGCGGAATTCCTCAGCCTGGCAACGGACCGGTGA
- a CDS encoding reverse transcriptase domain-containing protein — MPYLVDVRHLMAAARLCMRRASAPGVDGLTWAGYRQGLRDRLAVLAGQLRSGEWTPDPLREVAITAFTGKVFTAAIPTVQDRIVHRAMRLALDPILEQRVLRDWVSAYRPGRNRITALRQADVHIGAGRAWLADIDVAGASAGGNVGQFVDWLAAYVTDGTFLAVFRRALLGLPTPLVPGSGLWPVLFHLRLSQADAVLDGRPLVRFADNYIAFTTSRAEAVEAFDAITAALALVDLEPNARKSSIRPPHLANPEDLFLIDG; from the coding sequence ATGCCGTACCTCGTGGACGTCCGGCATCTGATGGCCGCCGCGCGGCTGTGCATGCGTCGCGCGTCGGCGCCCGGCGTGGACGGGCTCACCTGGGCCGGCTACCGCCAGGGCCTACGCGACCGCCTCGCCGTCCTCGCCGGACAGCTCCGGTCAGGCGAATGGACACCGGATCCGCTGCGGGAGGTTGCCATCACTGCGTTCACCGGGAAGGTGTTCACGGCGGCGATACCCACGGTGCAGGACCGCATCGTGCACCGCGCGATGCGGCTGGCTCTTGATCCGATCCTCGAACAGCGGGTGTTGCGCGACTGGGTGTCGGCGTACCGGCCCGGCCGCAACCGGATCACCGCACTACGCCAAGCCGACGTCCACATCGGTGCCGGACGAGCGTGGCTCGCGGACATCGACGTCGCCGGAGCATCGGCCGGCGGCAACGTCGGGCAGTTCGTGGACTGGCTCGCCGCCTACGTCACGGACGGGACGTTCCTGGCGGTGTTCCGCCGTGCCCTGCTCGGGTTGCCCACACCGCTGGTGCCCGGCAGTGGACTGTGGCCGGTGCTGTTCCACCTGCGACTGTCGCAGGCCGACGCGGTCCTCGACGGCCGACCGCTGGTGCGGTTCGCCGACAACTACATCGCCTTTACCACCAGCCGAGCCGAAGCCGTCGAAGCGTTCGACGCGATCACCGCCGCGCTCGCACTTGTGGACCTGGAACCGAATGCACGCAAGAGCAGCATCCGGCCACCGCACCTGGCCAACCCGGAAGACCTCTTCCTCATCGACGGCTGA
- the queC gene encoding 7-cyano-7-deazaguanine synthase QueC, protein MTNLQHLVNPKVTHAVTIISGGLDSTVLAHLLHRGGAKLTLLSFDYGQRHRTELAYARRTAEALDAEHHVVDLTGLLALLTGSALTDSSVDVPDGHYTDAAMRVTVVPNRNAIMLDVAVARAVSVGADAVVFGAHAGDHPIYPDCRPVFLRAFEQMAVTANEGFAHPRFRVLAPFIDLAKSDIAAIGAQLGVPFADTWSCYKGGAVHCGTCGTCVERREAFEVAGVADPTIYSPAAEVR, encoded by the coding sequence ATGACGAACCTCCAGCACCTCGTGAACCCGAAGGTCACCCACGCCGTAACGATCATTTCCGGCGGTCTGGACAGCACAGTCCTAGCCCACCTCCTACACCGCGGCGGGGCCAAACTGACGCTGCTGTCCTTCGACTACGGCCAGCGACACCGCACGGAGCTGGCCTACGCCCGCCGTACCGCCGAGGCTCTGGACGCGGAGCACCATGTGGTCGACCTGACTGGGCTGCTCGCTCTGCTGACCGGCTCGGCGTTGACCGACAGCAGTGTGGACGTCCCGGATGGGCACTACACCGATGCGGCGATGCGGGTAACAGTCGTGCCGAACCGCAACGCCATCATGCTCGACGTAGCGGTGGCCCGAGCTGTCTCTGTCGGCGCCGACGCGGTGGTGTTCGGTGCGCACGCCGGTGACCATCCGATCTACCCCGACTGCCGGCCCGTGTTCCTGCGCGCGTTCGAGCAGATGGCGGTGACGGCGAACGAAGGCTTTGCCCATCCGCGGTTTCGGGTGTTGGCCCCGTTCATCGACCTGGCCAAGTCCGACATCGCCGCGATCGGTGCGCAGCTCGGGGTGCCGTTCGCGGATACCTGGTCCTGCTACAAGGGCGGCGCGGTGCATTGCGGCACCTGCGGGACGTGCGTGGAACGCCGGGAGGCGTTCGAGGTGGCTGGGGTCGCCGACCCGACCATATACAGCCCGGCTGCGGAGGTGAGGTAG
- a CDS encoding SAM-dependent methyltransferase — translation MVVSRWRSLHFSDPRSAIGADGRATAYPHRSGAYPPPEATSPAASAYLTTGTEEALDWTDTDAAPDCDAATAGNGDGGPEVDNPKRDHLAPGVLLPHPPVAATDLSRPSAARVYDYFLGGSHNFRVDRQLAEQVLAVAPWVQDVTHANRRFLRRLVQYLVTEAGVTQFLDIGSGIPTVGNVHEIAQQSAPGARVVYVDVDQVAVAYSRALLEGNDQTLVVQADLRDVGVVLAEAGKLLDFSQPVAVLMVSVLLFLADDQGSYELVQRYVEPLAAGSFLGISHVTDEHVTGALREQTEAVTAAYAAAGTPVVARTHEQIAAFFAGLELVEPEVVALDDWRAGADVQTSDPAIATLSLGGLARKPGRSVRSEGA, via the coding sequence ATGGTGGTGAGCCGTTGGCGGAGTCTGCACTTCAGTGACCCCCGCTCGGCGATCGGCGCGGACGGGCGGGCGACTGCATACCCGCACCGCAGCGGTGCCTACCCGCCTCCCGAAGCGACCTCGCCCGCTGCATCGGCATACCTGACCACCGGCACCGAAGAGGCGCTCGACTGGACGGACACCGACGCGGCTCCGGACTGCGATGCGGCCACCGCCGGTAACGGGGATGGGGGTCCTGAGGTGGACAACCCAAAACGGGATCATCTGGCGCCGGGCGTGTTGCTGCCGCATCCGCCGGTGGCGGCGACCGACTTGTCGCGCCCGAGTGCGGCCCGCGTCTATGACTACTTTTTGGGCGGCTCTCACAACTTCCGGGTGGACCGTCAGCTCGCCGAGCAGGTGCTTGCCGTGGCGCCGTGGGTCCAGGATGTCACGCACGCCAATCGCCGGTTCCTCCGGCGGCTGGTGCAGTACTTGGTCACCGAGGCCGGCGTCACCCAGTTCCTCGACATCGGCTCGGGCATCCCAACGGTGGGCAACGTTCACGAGATCGCGCAGCAGTCGGCGCCGGGCGCCCGGGTTGTCTACGTGGACGTTGATCAGGTGGCCGTGGCGTACAGCCGGGCGCTGCTCGAAGGCAACGACCAGACGTTGGTGGTACAGGCGGATCTGCGCGACGTGGGGGTGGTGCTGGCCGAGGCTGGGAAGTTGCTCGATTTCTCGCAGCCGGTCGCGGTGTTGATGGTGAGCGTGCTGCTGTTCCTGGCCGATGATCAGGGATCGTATGAGCTGGTGCAGCGGTATGTCGAGCCGTTGGCCGCTGGCAGCTTCCTGGGTATTTCGCACGTCACCGATGAACACGTTACGGGGGCGTTGCGCGAGCAGACCGAGGCCGTGACGGCCGCCTACGCGGCTGCCGGTACGCCGGTCGTCGCTCGCACCCATGAACAGATTGCAGCGTTCTTCGCCGGCTTGGAGCTCGTGGAGCCCGAGGTCGTCGCCTTGGACGACTGGCGGGCCGGCGCCGATGTCCAGACGAGCGATCCGGCAATCGCCACGCTCAGCCTGGGCGGTCTAGCCCGCAAACCTGGTCGTAGCGTCCGGTCGGAAGGAGCTTGA
- a CDS encoding helix-turn-helix domain-containing protein yields the protein MEDFGKMLHRLREERGISLRKLASLSGVDHSNIGRAEKGQGGLSEQSVTYLDSALRADGELVEAYRASSGHEGRRGPAQRGARHDPEDLVRRRILIQQAVTALAAGTAGPALNAIRHGLVSSVTGREPGDLDVDEWEQIAHDYGVAYFTEQPAALIRNLAAELADLQGELNLVPDEEDIVHKGLSRSAALLAAVMAMSLVNVGEFQQSRLWWRAARQTADASRDPAVRIWVRGHDAMHALYDHRPLRAALARAGEALAIGGTTAYSGSGEALGAQAQTLALFGRADEARTAVSQLADLYERLPGDVTQDQGTIYGYPETRMWHSTSYVHTYLGDTAPARAAQESALTLYPIGRVRARAQVQLHTARCLVLDGHLDDGANHALAVIDAVPPEHRTAMVLGVGHKVYNAVPSSERTRPTVAGLREILALPAGTAAQ from the coding sequence GTGGAAGACTTCGGGAAGATGCTGCACCGGCTACGCGAGGAACGCGGCATCTCGCTGCGCAAGCTTGCGAGCCTTTCCGGCGTCGACCACTCGAATATCGGCAGGGCAGAAAAGGGGCAGGGCGGGCTGTCGGAGCAGTCGGTCACCTACCTCGACAGCGCCCTACGAGCCGACGGAGAGCTGGTAGAGGCGTACCGTGCCAGTTCAGGACACGAGGGCCGCCGCGGACCGGCACAACGCGGCGCACGACACGACCCGGAGGATTTGGTGCGGCGTCGCATCCTCATCCAGCAAGCCGTCACTGCGCTCGCCGCAGGGACTGCTGGCCCGGCGCTCAACGCCATCCGACATGGGCTGGTCTCCTCCGTGACGGGCCGTGAGCCGGGAGACCTGGATGTAGACGAGTGGGAGCAAATCGCACACGACTACGGCGTCGCGTACTTCACCGAGCAGCCCGCGGCCCTGATCCGCAACCTGGCAGCTGAGCTGGCCGACCTCCAAGGCGAACTGAACCTGGTCCCGGACGAGGAAGACATCGTGCACAAGGGGCTGTCCCGTAGTGCTGCCCTGCTCGCCGCAGTCATGGCGATGAGCCTCGTCAACGTGGGCGAGTTCCAGCAATCCCGGCTGTGGTGGCGAGCGGCCCGCCAGACAGCAGACGCCTCCCGCGACCCCGCCGTCCGCATTTGGGTTCGGGGCCACGACGCGATGCACGCCTTGTACGACCACCGTCCGCTCCGAGCTGCGCTGGCACGCGCCGGTGAGGCCCTCGCGATCGGCGGCACGACCGCATACTCCGGCAGTGGCGAAGCGCTCGGCGCGCAGGCGCAGACCCTCGCGCTGTTCGGCCGCGCCGATGAGGCCCGCACCGCCGTCAGCCAACTGGCCGACCTGTACGAACGCCTGCCCGGCGACGTCACTCAAGACCAAGGCACGATATACGGGTACCCCGAGACTCGGATGTGGCACTCCACGAGCTATGTCCACACTTACCTCGGGGATACCGCCCCGGCACGGGCCGCCCAGGAGAGCGCGCTTACGCTTTACCCGATCGGGCGGGTACGAGCCCGGGCCCAAGTGCAACTGCACACCGCCAGGTGCCTCGTCCTCGACGGACACCTGGACGATGGCGCCAACCACGCCCTCGCGGTCATCGATGCCGTGCCTCCCGAACACCGCACGGCTATGGTGCTCGGCGTGGGCCACAAGGTGTACAACGCTGTCCCCAGCTCAGAGCGCACGAGGCCCACTGTCGCCGGCCTCCGCGAGATACTGGCGCTGCCCGCCGGGACGGCGGCACAGTGA
- a CDS encoding 6-pyruvoyl trahydropterin synthase family protein translates to MYRIGKRFRFEAAHSLPGLPDGHKCARSHGHSYSVEITLTTEDLHGPGFVVDFADLAGLGAYLDGSFDHRDLDTVLDVPATSENLARHLYCWCVEHLDLPAGVRIETVRVSETASTFAEYAPAMP, encoded by the coding sequence ATGTACCGGATCGGTAAGCGGTTCCGGTTCGAGGCCGCGCATTCGCTGCCCGGCCTGCCGGACGGCCATAAGTGCGCCCGATCGCACGGGCACAGCTACAGCGTCGAGATTACCCTCACGACGGAGGACCTGCACGGCCCGGGGTTCGTGGTCGACTTCGCCGATCTGGCCGGCCTTGGCGCGTATCTGGACGGTTCCTTCGATCACCGTGACCTGGACACGGTGCTCGACGTCCCGGCGACCAGCGAGAACCTGGCCCGGCACCTGTACTGCTGGTGCGTGGAACATCTTGACCTGCCCGCCGGCGTCCGTATCGAGACGGTGCGCGTCTCGGAGACAGCGTCCACGTTCGCCGAGTACGCGCCGGCCATGCCATGA